A segment of the Streptomyces sp. XD-27 genome:
CGGGACGACGTCGGCAACCCCGGTTCGCGAAGGGAGAAAGAGAAGAAATAGGGGGACCGCCGCACCCCGGCTGTGAGCACCGAGGGCGGGACGACGGCGGTCCCCCCACTGGGACGCGGGCCGGGTCAGGGCCGAGCTGCCACGTCCGGGCGACCATGGAGGTCCGGGAGCCGCTCCGGAGGTCCGTGTCGCCGCACTTGGGGTGTCGGTGTCGTCCTTGCCGACGCCCCTTACTGTGCCGGACCTGTGTTAAGCGCGTGCTGCGGGCGCGTGACGCGTGCGTACACCTTGTGGGACATCCGCGCCCACGCCCGTCAACCGCACGTCAGCCGACGGCTCGTCACCATGGCCGACGGCTCGTCACCGTGACCGCCGACTGACGGCCACTCACGCCGACTTCGGGCTCGTGGCCAGGTACGCCAGCAGGTCCTGCCGGCTGACCACGCCCTTCGGCTTGCCCTCCACCAGCACGATGGCCGCGTCCGCCCCGGCACCGCTCAGCGCCGCCATCAGGTCCTCGACCGGCTCGCCCGAGCCGACCTGCGGCAGCGGCGGGCTCATGTGCTTCTCCAGCGGGTCGTTGAGGGAGGCGCGCTGGGTGAACAGGGCGTCCAGCAGCTCCCGTTCGACGACCGACCCGACGACCTCGGCGGCCATCACGTCAGGGTGCCCGGCGCCCGGCTTGACGATCGGCATCTGGGAGACGCCGTACTCGCGCAGCACCTCGATCGCCTCGCCGACGGTCTCCTCGGGGTGCATGTGGACCAGGGACGGCAGTCCGCCCTCCTTGCCCTCCAGCACGTCGCCGACGCGGACCGCCGGACCGGCCTCCTCGAGGAAGCCGTAGTCGGCCATCCAGTCGTCGTTGAAGATCTTCGACAGGTAGCCGCGGCCGCTGTCGGGGAGCAGCACGACCACGACGTCGTCCGGGCCGAGGCCCTCGGCCACCCGCAGCGCGGCGACGACCGCCATGCCGCAGGAGCCGCCGACCAGCAGGCCCTCCTCCTTGGCCAGCCGCCGGGTCATCTGGAAGGCGTCCTTGTCGGAGACGGCGACGATCTCGTCCGCGACGGTCTGGTCGTAGGCGGTGGGCCAGAAGTCCTCGCCGACGCCCTCGATCAGGTACGGGCGCCCGGAGCCGCCGGAGTAGACCGAGCCCTCCGGGTCGGCGCCGATGACCTTGACCCGGCCGTCACTGGCGTCCTTCAGATAGCGGCCGGTGCCGCTGATGGTGCCGCCGGTGCCGACGCCCGCGACGAAGTGGGTGATCTTCCCCTCCGTCTGCTCCCAAAGTTCGGGGCCGGTTGTCTCATAATGCGAACGCGGGTTGTTCGGGTTGCTGTACTGGTCGGGCTTCCAGGCCCCCGGCGTCTCCCGCACCAGGCGGTCGGAGACGTTGTAATACGAGTCGGGGTGCTCGGGATCCACGGCCGTCGGGCAGACCACGACCTCGGCGCCGTACGCCCGCAGCACGTTGATCTTGTCCGTGGAAACCTTGTCCGGGCAGACGAAGATGCACTTGTAGCCCTTGCGCTGGGCGACCATGGCCAACCCCACGCCCGTGTTGCCCGACGTCGGCTCGACGATGGTGCCGCCAGGCTTGAGCTCTCCGGAACGCTCGGCCGCCTCGATCATCCGCACGGCGATCCGGTCCTTCACGGACCCGCCGGGGTTGAAGTACTCGACCTTGGCGAGCACCGTCGCCTGGATGCCTTCCGTAACGTTGTTGAGCTTCACCAGCGGGGTATTGCCGACCAGCTCAATCATCGATTCGTAGTACTGCACGCCCTACTCCAGTGTCAGCGGGATCTCCGCGGTCAAAGGGGCGGCCGCCGTCGCGGGGCCCGTGCTGCCAGCCTAAACGGCCGCCGACGCCCGACCGGCGCGTTGCACACCAGCGCGGGCGGGGCAAGAAGGTGTGAGGAGCCTGGTGCGTTCGGGAGGTGGATACGTCCCATGTCTTGGTCGAGGGCGAGGGTGGCCCGGCGGATCGCCGCCGCGGCGGCCTACGGCGGTGGTGGGATCGGGGTGCTGGGCGGGATGGCCGTCGGGCTGTTACTGACCGAGGTGTCGCTCGCGAAGCGGGTCATCGGCGAATCGGAGGAGACGCCGCCGTGCGCCGACGGGCGGTACGGCTTCGCCCTGGCACTCCGCAACGGGCGCAGTCCGCTGCGGCTGGCGTTCCTCGGCGACTCCACGGCGGCGGGCCAGGGCGTGCACCGGCCCAGCCAGACCCCCGGCGCGCTGCTGGCCTCCGGGCTCGCGGCGGTCGCCGAATGCCCGGTCGACCTGCGGAACGTGGCGACTCCGGGCGCCCGGTCCGAGGATCTGGACCGGCAGGTGGGCCTGATCCTGGGGGCGATGGAGACGGCGCAGGACGCGGCGGCGCAGAACGCGGCGGCGGACGCCACGGCAGAGGCCGCGGTGGAGGCTGCCGCCGAGGAGGAGGCGGCGCTCGTCGAGCAGCCGCCCACCGAGCCGCCGCCCCGTCCCGACGTCTGCGTGATCATGATCGGCGCCAACGACGTCACCCATCGGGTGCCGCCCGCCAGGTCCGTCCGCCTGCTGTCCGCCGCGGTCCGCAGACTGCGGGACGCCGGCTGCGAGGTGGTCGTCGGCACCTGTCCCGACCTGGGCACCATCGAGCCCGTCTACCAGCCGCTGCGCTGGATCGCCCGCCGCCTCAGCCGCCAGCTGGCCGCCGCGCAGACGATCGCGGTGGTCGAACAGGGCGGGCGTACGGTGTCGCTGGGCGACCTGCTCGGGCCGGAGTTCGCGAAGAACCCGCGGGAGCTGTTCGGGCCCGACAACTACCACCCGTCGGCGGAGGGGTACGCGACGGCCGCGATGGCGATCCTGCCGACCCTGTGCGGTGCGCTCGGGCTCTGGCCGGAGGAGACCCTGGAGCCCGCCCGCCAGGAGGACGTCATGCCGGTGGCCCGCGCGGCGGCGGAGGCGGCGGCCGAGGGAGGCGCGGAGGTCACGGCGACCCGCGGCCCGTGGGCCCTGCTGAGGCGCCGCAGGCGCCTGCCGACCGAAGCGGGTGCGGTGCCCCACTCCCCGCGGAACCGTCCCTGCCCAACTGACCCGCCGGTCCGTGGCGCCTGCGGCGGACCTTCCCCGACCCGGCGAGGCACCGCCGGCCCGCCGCGGGCGCCGCTGAGCGTACGCTTAGAAAAGAGTTCCGCATCACAGCCCACAAACCGTGACCCCCGCCATACGTACGGGTAACTTCCCTTCCGTCCAGCCTTCTCCCCTCCTGGAGCCGTGATGCCCGAAGCCGTGATCGTCTCTGCCGCCCGCTCGCCCATCGGTCGCGCCTTCAAGGGGTCCCTCAAGGACCTGCGCCCGGACGACCTGACCGCGGAGATCATCCAGGCCGCGCTCGCCAAGGTGCCCGAGCTGGACCCGCGCGAGATCGACGACCTCATGCTGGGCTGCGGTCTGCCGGGCGGCGAGCAGGGGCACAACCTGGGCCGCATCGTCGCCGTGCAGATGGGCATGGACCACCTGCCGGGCTGCACCATCACCCGCTACTGCTCCTCCTCCCTCCAGACCTCCCGGATGGCGCTGCACGCCATCAAGGCGGGCGAGGGCGACGTCTTCATCTCCGCGGGCGTCGAGATGGTCTCGCGGAGCGTCAAGGGCAGCTCGGACGGGCTGCCGGACACCCACAACCCGCTGTTCGCCGACGCCGAGGCCCGCACCGCCGCGCGCGCCGAGCAGGAGGGCACCGACTGGCACGACCCGCGCGAGGACGGGCTGATCCCGGACGCGTACATCGCGATGGGCCAGACCGCCGAGAACCTGGCGCGGCTCAAGGGCATCACCCGCCAGGAGATGGACGAGTTCGGCGTCCGGTCCCAGAACCTGGCCGAGGAGGCCATCAAGAAGGGCTTCTGGGAGCGCGAGATCACCCCCGTGACCACGCCCGACGGCACGGTCGTGGCGAAGGACGACGGTCCGCGCGCGGGCACCACGCTGGAGGGCGTGCAGGGGCTCAAGCCCGTGTTCCGCCCCGACGGCCTGGTCACCGCGGGCAACTGCTGCCCGCTCAACGACGGCGCCGCGGCCCTGGTCATCATGTCCGACACCAAGGCGCGCGAGCTGGGCGTCACGCCGCTGGCACGCATCGTGTCCACCGGAGTCTCCGGCCTCTCCCCGGAGATCATGGGGTACGGCCCGGTGGAGGCCAGCAAGCAGGCGCTCGCCCGCGCCGGGCTGACCATCGGCGACATCGACCTGGTCGAGATCAACGAGGCGTTCGCCGCGCAGGTCATCCCGTCCTACCGCGACCTGGGCATCGATCTGGACAAGCTGAACGTCAACGGCGGCGCCATCGCCGTCGGCCACCCCTTCGGCATGACCGGCGCCCGCATCACCGGCACGCTGATCAACTCCCTCCAGTTCCACGACAAGCAGTTCGGCCTGGAGACCATGTGCGTCGGCGGTGGCCAGGGCATGGCGATGGTCATCGAGCGGCTGAGCTGAGCCGCAGCGGACGCGAGGCGGAACGCGACCTGAGCTGAGGCCGGGGCCGGGGTTTCGGCCACCGCACCGGTTGTGACCGAATCTCCCCCAGGATGTGACCTAACTCCTGGGGGAGTAGCGTTTTCGCAGGTCAGAGGCGTAACGACCGCATGTGGGGGACCAAATGCCCGCCCCTTTGGTGACGTTATGCACTGACAAGCCTCTGCGGCGCGGGCCAAGCTGAGGTAGGAATCGGGGATCAACCGCAATCGGGAGTACGTCAGTGAGCGCCATGACTCTTGCCCTCCTGCTGGCCGCGTCCGCCGCCACGGCCATCGGCGCCGCCGCCATGCACACCGCTCGCGGCCTCCGCCGGGAGATCGCCGACCTGCGTACCGAGCTCGCGGAGTCCGCCGCCGCGCACACGCGCGGCGTCGCGTCGGTGCCCATGGCGCGTACCACCCCCGCCGCCGAGATACGCGCCGCCGTGGCCGACGCCCTCGCCGAGGAGCGGGAGCGCGAGCTGGCCGAGGCCCGCGCGTTCTGGGCCGCGCAGGAGGCCCGCGACGTCAGCGCGGCGGCCGGCGCTTCCGACGCCTCCTCGCTGCTGGGCGGGGTGGCCGGCCTCGGCGACGACCTGCTGGACGCCCCCCAGGCCGAGCCCCAGATCTACGTGCCCCGGCAGGCGGACTTCGCCGGGTTCGAGCCGCTGTTCGGCCCGGAGCCGCTGGACGCGGCCGAGGAGCTGGAGCTGGACGCGGACGTCGTGGAGTCCCCCGAACTCGCCGCCGCCCGCCGCCGCCACCCCTCGCACCCCGACTTCAACCCGTCGCCGGGCATCAGCGACCACGACCGCACCGTGCACCGGCTCGCCGAGCTGTCCGACGCCGGCACCCCGCTCGCCGACGTCCGGCCCGGTCCGCTCGGCACCCTGGACGTCTACGTCTTCGCCGACGGCACCACCATCTGCATGACGCCGGGCCACCGGGAGACCTCCGACCGGCTCGCCACGGCACTGCGCGAGGGCGTCGCCCCCGTGCTGCTCGGCAGCTCCGGCGTCTCCGGGGCGTACGCGCTGACCTTCGCCTGCGGCGAGGAGAACGTGTACGTCCTCGCGGACCGCGTCATCGCCTCGCTGTAGGACATCGCGCCGCTGTTGGGCAGCACGCCGCTGTTGGCAGCACGCCGCTGGAGGACACGGCGCTCGCAGGACTCGGGCCCCCGGCGCCGGAGCCTCCGTCAGGGGGCGATCTTCGCCGCCGCCTCCGCGACCCGGTCCACCGCCCGCGCCAGCAGCCCCTCGCCTTCGGCCGCGTCCCGGAGCGCTTCGGCCAGATCGTGCCCGGCCACGGCCACCTGGTCCCCCACCGCGAAGAGCCCCGCGTCCGGCACCGTACGCGGGGTGCGGCCCGGCTCCTCGATCTCCTGCGCCCACTGGGCCAACTCCCGTGCCAGCGCCAGCGCTTCGGCCGCGCCGCCCCGTTGCAGCGCGGACTGCGGCAGGGTACGGAGCCGGTCGGCCAGCCGGTCGACAGCGGTCAGCAAGGGCGTCACATCGTTCACGCCGTGAGCCTATGCGTCGCCAACGGCCTGTTGCCAACGCGCCAACAGTCAGGCACGGTGAGCTGAAGACGAGCCCACTGGGCCGAAGTGGAACAGCGACTGGACACGCCGGAGGCGCCGATGTCCCACGTCTTCTCCGAAGAAACCCACCGGAACCTGCTCTCCCGAATCCCCGCATGCACCGGCCGTGAAGTCGCCGACTGGCTGCGGACGGTGGACGAGGGACCCGCCCTCTTCCGCTTCGAGGAGAAGGTCAGCTGGCTGCGCGGCGCGCACCAGCTCGCGTACGGCCACGCCAAGGCGATCATCCACGAGCACGACCTGCGCCGGGCGGCGCGCAAGCTGCTGTAGCGGCTGCGGCACGGCGGTCAGCCGACATGCGGCCGTGAGCCGACATGACGAAGGGCCCGCGGCAGTCGCCGCGGGCCCTTCGCTGCCGGCTGTCGCCGCCGCCGATCACAGCTCCCGCAGGATCGCGATCAGGCGCAGCATCTCCAGGTAGATCCAGACGAGCGAGAGCGTCAGGCCGAAGGCGGCCATCCACGACTCCTCGCGCGGGGCGCCGTACCGCACGCCGTCCTCGATCTGCTTGAAGTCCATCGCCAGGAAGGCCGCGCCGAGCAGCACGCCGACGATGCCGAAGACGACGCCGAGGCCACCGCTGCGGAAGCCGAGGCCGTCACCGCCACCGATGGCCGCGAACAGGAGGTTGACGGCCATCAGCAGCACGAAGCCGATCGCGGCCGCCATCACGAAGCGCATGAACCGCTGGTCGACCCGGATCAGCCGGGTCTTGTACGCCACCAGGACGCCGACGGAGACCGCCATCGTGCCGAGCACGGCCTGCATCGGGATGCCGGACCAGCGCTCGTTGAAGGCCTGGCTGATGACGCCGAGGAAGACGCCCTCGAAGAGCGCGTACGCCAGGATCAGCGCCGGCGAGGCCTTCTGCCGGAAGGACTGGACGAAGCCGAGCACCATCGCGACGAGCGCGGCGGCGAAGCCCGCGCCCATGGGGAGCTGGGCGGCCCACGCCGCCGCGGCGGCGACGATCACAGTGCCCAGGGTGATGCCCGTCCGCATGACGACGTCGTCCATCGTCATCCGGCCGGTCTGCAGCGGTGCGACCGGCGGTGCGCCGTACATCTGCTGCATCTGCTCGGGTGTCAGGTTGTGCTGGTCACCGAGCGCGTACGGGTTGGTCGGCGGCTGGGTCTGCGCGTACGGGTTGCCCTGGACAGCGGCGGGGCCCCCGGCCTGCGGCGCCGCGCCGAAACCGGCAGAGCCGCCGTCGCGGCCGAACCCCCGTCGCGAGAAGACCGGGTTGCTGCTCCTCATCCTCACTCCTCCGTGGCCGCCCTGCGCGACCTTGGGACAAGGGTAATGGCACAGCAAAGGATGCACCCTAGTGCCTGGGCAGGATCTTTGGAGGAACCTTGCCACGCTGCCCGGCGGGTCCCGAGGCGGCGACCGGAACGGTGGGCGACGAGGCGCGCACGGAGCGTGCGCACATGAGACCTGGAGGTGCCCGGAGCCGGACTTGAACCGGCACGGCCCGAAGGCCAGCGAGGTTTAAGCTCGCCGTGTCTGCATTCCACCATCCGGGCTGGGCTCTCGATCGAGCCGCGAACACGGCCCTCTCCGAAGAGAGCAGAGACGAGACTATCCGGGGAGAAGTCCCCGAACAGCGGAACGACGGACCGTGGTTGTCTTATTTTATTGGCAACTGAGGGCTCATCAGCAGGGCTGCAGAGCCTATGGCATATGCCAAGGGCCTGTAGGGCCTGGTCACCGCTTGCGGTGCGGCCATAACAACGAATGACGAGGAGTCGAGGGCTTCGTCAGAGTGGCCGAATACCGCCGACCAGATGACCAAGTCCCGCCAACGGGGTGACGCGGGCACACACGTGCCTCTCCTACCTGAGGAGGACCCCCCTCCCCCGCGGTACTTCCCAAGTCCACCCCAGGACGGGAGCACGGGCTGATCCCCCGGGCGGCTCGGGCAAGGACGATGGAAGAAGTCGCCGCGCGCCCGCGTGAGGCGCTTTCGACACGTCTGGCACTTCCGATCCGAGGAGCTGTTTCCGTGACCACCTTCCCCGCCGGCGTCGAGACCGGCCCCCGCACCAGTGCGGCGGCCGCAGCCGCCAAGGACCTGACCAAGGTCTACGGACAGGGCGAGACCCAGGTGGTCGCCCTGGATTCGGTCTCCGTCGAGTTCCGGCAGGCCGAGTTCACCGCCATCATGGGGCCCTCCGGCTCCGGCAAGTCGACCCTCATGCACTGCATGGCCGGCCTGGACACCATCTCCCGGGGATCGGCGCGTATCGGCACCACGGAGCTGACCTCGCTCAAGGACAAGAAGCTCACCCAGCTGCGGCGCGACAAGATCGGCTTCATCTTCCAGGCGTTCAACCTGCTGCCCACGCTGAACGCGCTGGAGAACATCACGCTGCCGATGGACATCGCGGGCCGCAAGGCCGACCAGGCGTGGCTGGATCAGGTCGTCGCCACGGTCGGTCTCGCCGGCCGCCTCAAGCACCGGCCGAACCAGCTCTCCGGCGGTCAGCAGCAGCGCGTCGCCGTGGCCCGCGCGCTGGCCGGCAAGCCCGAGATCATCTTCGCCGACGAACCGACGGGCAACCTCGACTCCCGCTCCGGCGCCGAGGTGCTCGGCTTCCTCCGCAATTCCGTGCGCGAGCTGGGCCAGACGGTCGTCATGGTCACCCACGACCCCGTCGCCGCGTCCTACGCCGACCGGGTCGTCTTCCTCGCCGACGGCCGCATCGTCGACGAGCTGCGTGAGCCCACCGCCGACGCGGTGCTCGACCGCATGAAGCGCTTCGACGCCAAGGGACGGGTCAGCTGAGCCGACGCCGCATCACCACAGCGCCCGACCACCGGCCCTCTCCACAGGACTGACCTGACCCATGTTCCGTACCGCCTTGCGCAATGTGCTCGCGCACAAGGCCAGGCTGCTGATGACGATGCTCGCCGTGCTTCTGGGCGTGGCCTTCGTCGCGGGCACCCTGGTCTTCACCAACACCGTCTCCGACGCCTATCAGAAGAGCTCTGAAA
Coding sequences within it:
- a CDS encoding cystathionine beta-synthase, whose protein sequence is MQYYESMIELVGNTPLVKLNNVTEGIQATVLAKVEYFNPGGSVKDRIAVRMIEAAERSGELKPGGTIVEPTSGNTGVGLAMVAQRKGYKCIFVCPDKVSTDKINVLRAYGAEVVVCPTAVDPEHPDSYYNVSDRLVRETPGAWKPDQYSNPNNPRSHYETTGPELWEQTEGKITHFVAGVGTGGTISGTGRYLKDASDGRVKVIGADPEGSVYSGGSGRPYLIEGVGEDFWPTAYDQTVADEIVAVSDKDAFQMTRRLAKEEGLLVGGSCGMAVVAALRVAEGLGPDDVVVVLLPDSGRGYLSKIFNDDWMADYGFLEEAGPAVRVGDVLEGKEGGLPSLVHMHPEETVGEAIEVLREYGVSQMPIVKPGAGHPDVMAAEVVGSVVERELLDALFTQRASLNDPLEKHMSPPLPQVGSGEPVEDLMAALSGAGADAAIVLVEGKPKGVVSRQDLLAYLATSPKSA
- a CDS encoding SGNH/GDSL hydrolase family protein, which produces MSWSRARVARRIAAAAAYGGGGIGVLGGMAVGLLLTEVSLAKRVIGESEETPPCADGRYGFALALRNGRSPLRLAFLGDSTAAGQGVHRPSQTPGALLASGLAAVAECPVDLRNVATPGARSEDLDRQVGLILGAMETAQDAAAQNAAADATAEAAVEAAAEEEAALVEQPPTEPPPRPDVCVIMIGANDVTHRVPPARSVRLLSAAVRRLRDAGCEVVVGTCPDLGTIEPVYQPLRWIARRLSRQLAAAQTIAVVEQGGRTVSLGDLLGPEFAKNPRELFGPDNYHPSAEGYATAAMAILPTLCGALGLWPEETLEPARQEDVMPVARAAAEAAAEGGAEVTATRGPWALLRRRRRLPTEAGAVPHSPRNRPCPTDPPVRGACGGPSPTRRGTAGPPRAPLSVRLEKSSASQPTNRDPRHTYG
- a CDS encoding acetyl-CoA C-acetyltransferase; translation: MPEAVIVSAARSPIGRAFKGSLKDLRPDDLTAEIIQAALAKVPELDPREIDDLMLGCGLPGGEQGHNLGRIVAVQMGMDHLPGCTITRYCSSSLQTSRMALHAIKAGEGDVFISAGVEMVSRSVKGSSDGLPDTHNPLFADAEARTAARAEQEGTDWHDPREDGLIPDAYIAMGQTAENLARLKGITRQEMDEFGVRSQNLAEEAIKKGFWEREITPVTTPDGTVVAKDDGPRAGTTLEGVQGLKPVFRPDGLVTAGNCCPLNDGAAALVIMSDTKARELGVTPLARIVSTGVSGLSPEIMGYGPVEASKQALARAGLTIGDIDLVEINEAFAAQVIPSYRDLGIDLDKLNVNGGAIAVGHPFGMTGARITGTLINSLQFHDKQFGLETMCVGGGQGMAMVIERLS
- a CDS encoding DUF4287 domain-containing protein, whose product is MSHVFSEETHRNLLSRIPACTGREVADWLRTVDEGPALFRFEEKVSWLRGAHQLAYGHAKAIIHEHDLRRAARKLL
- a CDS encoding Bax inhibitor-1/YccA family protein gives rise to the protein MRSSNPVFSRRGFGRDGGSAGFGAAPQAGGPAAVQGNPYAQTQPPTNPYALGDQHNLTPEQMQQMYGAPPVAPLQTGRMTMDDVVMRTGITLGTVIVAAAAAWAAQLPMGAGFAAALVAMVLGFVQSFRQKASPALILAYALFEGVFLGVISQAFNERWSGIPMQAVLGTMAVSVGVLVAYKTRLIRVDQRFMRFVMAAAIGFVLLMAVNLLFAAIGGGDGLGFRSGGLGVVFGIVGVLLGAAFLAMDFKQIEDGVRYGAPREESWMAAFGLTLSLVWIYLEMLRLIAILREL
- a CDS encoding ABC transporter ATP-binding protein, coding for MTTFPAGVETGPRTSAAAAAAKDLTKVYGQGETQVVALDSVSVEFRQAEFTAIMGPSGSGKSTLMHCMAGLDTISRGSARIGTTELTSLKDKKLTQLRRDKIGFIFQAFNLLPTLNALENITLPMDIAGRKADQAWLDQVVATVGLAGRLKHRPNQLSGGQQQRVAVARALAGKPEIIFADEPTGNLDSRSGAEVLGFLRNSVRELGQTVVMVTHDPVAASYADRVVFLADGRIVDELREPTADAVLDRMKRFDAKGRVS